CCGAACCGGATCCTTTGACGCTTCCTGATAGACGGCAGGCTTCTTGACGATCGCGCGCTTGACGAACGCCGTCGGCGGTCTGAACTTTCGCCGCTCCTTCAAAGGGGCGCTGACAGGAGTATCAGTCCGGCTCGTTCTCCGGGTCACAGAATCCTCCCTTCGTTCATGAACGCTATCCTGCCGATAGCGAAACACTGATGAGTGGACACTGACAAATGAGGCTACGGACCAGACGCAGACGATTGGAGCTGACTGGGGACTGCCACTCCACGCCTTGCAGGATCTGAATGGTTCAGCGACTACCGCACGCGCCGGTAAGGGCAGTCCGAAACTGGGCGATGGTGGCTGCGTAGTCAGGGGTTCCGAAGATAGCGGAGCCGGCCACAAAGGTATCGGCCCCAGCATCCGCAACACGGCGCACGTTCTCTACCTTCACGCCGCCGTCCACCTCTAGGTCGATCGCCTTCCCGATTGCGTCGATTCGGCGTCGCAGGGCGGTGATCTTCGGCAGCACATAGTTAATGAAACTCTGACCGCCGAAGCCGGGGTTCACGCTCATCACCAGCACCAGATCCACTTGCTCCAGCACATAGTCCAGCCAGGCGATGGGGCTCGCCGGATTGAGGGAGACACCTGCCCGGCACCCAAGGCTCTTGATGAGCTGGATAGTCCGATCCAGATGCCGGGTCGCCTCCGGATGGACCGTGATGATGTCGGCCCCGCTCTTGGCAAAGTCTGGAATGATGGCGTCCACCGGCTCGATCATCAGGTGGACATCCAGCGGCTTTGCCGTGTGGGGCCGGATGGCGGCGACCACGGCCGGCCCAATGGTAAGATTGGGCACGAAGTGATTATCCATCACATCGACGTGGATATAATCGGCGCCGGCCGCATCCACGGCGCGCACCTCTTCACCCAATCTGGCAAAGTCGGCGGACAGAATTGACGGCGCAAGCTTATAGGTGGTCATGGCGATTAACCCGGCGACCGGAGGCCGGACTAGTTAATGCGCGGATCGAGTTCGCCCTTGGCGTAGCGGCGGGCCATATCGTCCAGGGAGATCGCACGGATCTTGCTCGCGTTACCGGCGCTCCCCAACTGCTCATAGCGCTGTTTACAGATCTGCCGCATGGCCTTCGTAGCCGCCGTCAAAAACTTGCGCGGATCAAAGTTCTTTTTGTTTTGGGCCAAATCCTGCCGGATGGCGCCGGTTGCTGCCAGGCGCAGATCGGTGTCGATGTTCACCTTCCGCACCCCATGCTTGATCCCAAGCTGAATCTCTTCGATCGGCACCCCGTAGGTCTGCGGCATATCGCCACCAAACTCCCTGATGATCTTCAGCCACTCCTGTGGAACGCTGGAGGAGCCGTGCATGACCAGGTGGGTATCCGGAATGCGCGCATGGATCTCCTTGACTCGCTCCATCACGAGGACATCGCCTTTGGGCTTCTGGGAGAATTTATAGGCGCCGTGACTGGTGCCGATGGCAATGGCGAGGGCATCCACCTTGGTCGCCTTCACGAACCGGGCGGCCTGCTCTGGGTCGGTCAGGAGTTGATCCCGCGAAAGCGTCCCCTCGGCGCCGTGACTGTCTTCCTTTTCCCCGGTGCCGGTTTCGAGGGAACCCAGACAACCGAGTTCTCCTTCCACCGACACGCCGATCGAGTGGGCCACCTCGGCAACATGCGCCGTTGTGGCAACATTGTACTCATACGACGACGGGGTCTTGCCGTCGGCCAAGAGCGAGCCGTCCATCATCACACTGCTAAACCCGGAGCGGATCGACGCGATACACACCCCAGGGGATGCGCCGTGATCCTGGTGGACCACCACCGGGATGTCGGGGTACATCTCCGCCGCGGCCAGAAACAGATGGCGCAGGAACGGTTCGCCGGCGTACTTACGGGCGCCGGCAGAGGCCTGCATGATCACAGGGCTGTCCGTCTCATGGGCCGCCTCCATGATGGCCTGGATCTGTTCCATATTATTCACGTTAAAAGCAGGAACACCGTACCCATGCTC
This DNA window, taken from Candidatus Methylomirabilis sp., encodes the following:
- the rpe gene encoding ribulose-phosphate 3-epimerase, whose amino-acid sequence is MTTYKLAPSILSADFARLGEEVRAVDAAGADYIHVDVMDNHFVPNLTIGPAVVAAIRPHTAKPLDVHLMIEPVDAIIPDFAKSGADIITVHPEATRHLDRTIQLIKSLGCRAGVSLNPASPIAWLDYVLEQVDLVLVMSVNPGFGGQSFINYVLPKITALRRRIDAIGKAIDLEVDGGVKVENVRRVADAGADTFVAGSAIFGTPDYAATIAQFRTALTGACGSR
- the fba gene encoding class II fructose-bisphosphate aldolase (catalyzes the reversible aldol condensation of dihydroxyacetonephosphate and glyceraldehyde 3-phosphate in the Calvin cycle, glycolysis, and/or gluconeogenesis), whose protein sequence is MALVSMRQLLDHAAEHGYGVPAFNVNNMEQIQAIMEAAHETDSPVIMQASAGARKYAGEPFLRHLFLAAAEMYPDIPVVVHQDHGASPGVCIASIRSGFSSVMMDGSLLADGKTPSSYEYNVATTAHVAEVAHSIGVSVEGELGCLGSLETGTGEKEDSHGAEGTLSRDQLLTDPEQAARFVKATKVDALAIAIGTSHGAYKFSQKPKGDVLVMERVKEIHARIPDTHLVMHGSSSVPQEWLKIIREFGGDMPQTYGVPIEEIQLGIKHGVRKVNIDTDLRLAATGAIRQDLAQNKKNFDPRKFLTAATKAMRQICKQRYEQLGSAGNASKIRAISLDDMARRYAKGELDPRIN